Proteins co-encoded in one Callospermophilus lateralis isolate mCalLat2 chromosome 2, mCalLat2.hap1, whole genome shotgun sequence genomic window:
- the Fgf19 gene encoding fibroblast growth factor 19 — translation MRSAPSGCALARALVLASLWLAVAGRPLARRSLALSDQGPHLYYGWDQPIRLRHLYAAGPYGFSNCFLRIRTDGAVDCEEKRSEQSLMEIRAVALETVAIKDVNSVRYLCMGADGRIQGLPRYSEEECAFKEEISYDGYNVYRSQKYHLPVVLSSAKQRQLYQSKGVVPLSYFLPMLPMASAETRDHLESDVFSLPLETDSMDPFGMASEVGLKSPSFQK, via the exons ATGCGGAGCGCGCCGAGCGGATGTGCCTTAGCCCGCGCCCTGGTGCTGGCCAGCCTCTGGTTGGCAGTGGCCGGACGACCCCTGGCCCGGCGCTCCCTGGCTCTCTCCGACCAGGGGCCACACTTGTACTATGGCTGGGATCAGCCCATCCGCCTCCGGCACCTGTACGCCGCAGGCCCCTACGGCTTCTCCAACTGCTTCCTGCGCATCCGCACCGACGGCGCCGTGGACTGCGAGGAGAAGCGGAGCGAGCAGA gtttgatggagatcagggcgGTCGCTCTGGAGACTGTGGCCATCAAGGACGTAAACAGCGTCCGGTACCTCTGCATGGGCGCCGACGGCAGGATACAGGGACTG CCTCGGTACTCGGAGGAAGAGTGCGCGTTCAAGGAGGAGATCAGCTATGACGGCTACAACGTGTACCGGTCCCAGAAGTACCACCTTCCCGTGGTGCTCAGCAGTGCCAAGCAGCGGCAGCTGTACCAGAGCAAGGGCGTGGTTCCCCTGTCCTACTTCCTGCCCATGCTGCCCATGGCCTCTGCGGAGACCAGGGACCACTTGGAGTCCGATGTGTTCTCTTTACCCCTGGAAACTGACAGCATGGACCCGTTTGGGATGGCCAGTGAAGTGGGCCTGAAAAGCCCCAGCTTCCAGAAGTAA